The Salinibaculum sp. SYNS191 genome has a window encoding:
- a CDS encoding alkaline phosphatase D family protein, translated as MGDDSANGERRDGKIGRRRYLRSVAAATAGGGLASMLADRPIARPVEARPAMDATLAVDDSRDPTAVFPQAVMSGGPTDRGVILWTRVAPAVLTDGVPLGVEVATDEAFEDVVFRGAVPAERITPSRDHTVKVDLDGELASNARYHYRFVYDGTPSQTGRCRTLPASDDDVGELSFAVLACQDYQNGYYGAYHHVAESDVDFLVHLGDFIYESANGAYTAPNRPIPEDRNFELPSGKPLAETLEDFRFLYRTYKSDPLMQEGLAAHTLIAGWDDHEIANNRYWDYAADAPVLPDKADGNDPEFALELTANGIQAWVEHVPARVEYDPSATDLHEQFRLSRTVEFGDLAEFVVTDERLFRDGPACPGERLSCGREDAQDRTMLGERQKEWWKSRMSESTATWTVWLNEVLTLPLTLGTGSYQVEILQDSWDGFQAERYELMQHLAAEGPDNVIALTGDLHCSLAGYMESHYGEVGNGKSGRVGVELVTPAVSSLTADSLLDFSTPWDSEALNDLATAQNGHIQFMDWYRNGYSVVTFTDDECRYTAYEVDATTDSADAERSKLAEYRVPAGDVELDEQYNRFEENLGSGWF; from the coding sequence ATGGGAGACGATAGCGCGAACGGAGAGCGGAGGGATGGGAAGATAGGCCGCAGACGGTACCTGCGAAGCGTCGCCGCGGCGACAGCCGGCGGCGGACTCGCGTCGATGCTCGCCGACCGACCCATCGCCCGGCCCGTCGAAGCGCGACCGGCGATGGACGCCACGCTGGCCGTGGACGACAGCCGCGACCCGACGGCGGTGTTTCCCCAGGCCGTGATGAGCGGCGGCCCGACGGACCGCGGCGTCATCCTCTGGACGCGCGTGGCCCCCGCAGTGCTCACCGACGGCGTGCCGCTGGGCGTCGAGGTCGCGACCGACGAGGCCTTCGAGGACGTCGTCTTCCGGGGAGCGGTCCCCGCCGAGCGCATCACGCCGTCCCGGGACCACACCGTGAAAGTCGACCTGGACGGCGAACTGGCCTCGAACGCACGCTATCACTACCGGTTCGTCTACGACGGGACCCCGAGCCAGACGGGTCGCTGCCGGACGCTCCCCGCGAGCGACGACGACGTGGGCGAACTCTCCTTTGCGGTGCTGGCCTGCCAGGACTACCAGAACGGCTACTACGGGGCCTACCACCACGTCGCCGAGTCGGACGTGGACTTCCTCGTCCACCTCGGCGATTTCATCTACGAGTCCGCGAACGGGGCCTACACCGCGCCGAACCGGCCGATTCCCGAGGACAGGAACTTCGAGTTGCCAAGCGGGAAGCCCCTGGCGGAGACGCTGGAGGACTTTCGCTTTCTGTACCGCACCTACAAGTCCGACCCGCTCATGCAGGAGGGGCTGGCGGCACACACGCTCATCGCGGGGTGGGACGACCACGAGATAGCGAACAACCGCTACTGGGACTACGCGGCGGACGCGCCGGTCCTGCCCGACAAGGCCGACGGGAACGACCCGGAGTTCGCGCTCGAACTCACGGCAAACGGCATCCAGGCGTGGGTCGAACACGTCCCCGCCCGCGTCGAGTACGACCCCTCGGCGACGGACCTCCACGAGCAGTTCCGCCTCTCCCGGACTGTCGAGTTCGGCGACCTGGCGGAATTTGTCGTCACGGACGAACGGCTGTTCCGGGACGGACCCGCCTGCCCCGGCGAGCGCCTGTCGTGTGGCCGCGAGGACGCCCAGGACCGCACGATGCTCGGAGAGCGCCAGAAGGAGTGGTGGAAGTCGCGAATGAGCGAATCGACGGCGACGTGGACCGTCTGGCTGAACGAGGTGCTGACGCTGCCGCTGACACTCGGGACGGGCAGCTACCAGGTCGAGATACTCCAGGACTCCTGGGACGGGTTCCAGGCCGAGCGCTACGAGTTGATGCAACACCTCGCCGCGGAGGGGCCTGACAACGTCATCGCGCTGACGGGCGACCTCCACTGCTCGCTCGCAGGATACATGGAATCGCACTACGGCGAGGTCGGAAACGGCAAATCCGGGCGCGTCGGCGTCGAACTCGTGACGCCGGCCGTGTCGAGCCTCACCGCCGACAGCCTGCTCGACTTCTCGACCCCCTGGGACAGCGAGGCGCTGAACGACCTCGCCACCGCCCAGAACGGTCACATCCAGTTCATGGACTGGTACCGCAACGGCTACAGCGTCGTCACGTTCACCGACGACGAGTGCCGGTACACCGCCTACGAGGTCGACGCCACGACCGACTCGGCGGACGCGGAGCGGAGCAAACTCGCCGAATACCGGGTTCCAGCCGGCG
- a CDS encoding ribonuclease H-like domain-containing protein has protein sequence MRVENSFIPVRGVGETTERKLWRRGVTTWDDFDGSVPGPASADDVHEFITTAQDHLDDGDARFFADAFPSGSHWRLYENFREETCFLDIETTGLSEYRDDVTVVSCHRGGETTTFVRGRDLHADRLQRELADASLLVTFNGKRFDVPFLEESFDLTVDLPHVDLMYPCRRLDLTGGLKEIEKTVGIDRDRPDLSGRDAVRLWHEYERGDEGALETLVSYNRDDTANMERLLDTVTQRLHDRVFEAPE, from the coding sequence ATGCGCGTCGAGAACAGTTTCATTCCGGTTCGCGGGGTGGGGGAGACGACCGAACGGAAACTGTGGCGACGCGGCGTCACCACCTGGGACGACTTCGACGGCTCCGTCCCCGGCCCCGCGTCGGCCGACGACGTCCACGAGTTCATCACCACCGCGCAGGACCACCTCGACGACGGCGACGCCCGCTTCTTCGCCGACGCCTTCCCGTCGGGCAGCCACTGGCGGCTCTACGAGAACTTCCGCGAGGAGACCTGCTTTCTGGACATCGAGACGACGGGGCTGAGCGAGTACCGCGACGACGTGACCGTCGTGAGCTGTCACCGCGGCGGCGAGACGACGACCTTCGTCCGCGGCCGCGACCTCCACGCCGACCGCCTCCAGCGGGAACTCGCCGACGCGAGCCTGCTGGTCACGTTCAACGGCAAGCGATTCGACGTCCCCTTCCTGGAGGAGTCCTTCGACCTGACCGTTGACCTGCCACACGTCGACCTCATGTACCCCTGCCGGCGGCTGGACCTGACCGGCGGACTCAAGGAGATAGAAAAGACGGTCGGCATCGACCGCGACCGGCCGGACCTCTCCGGGCGGGACGCGGTGCGGCTGTGGCACGAGTACGAGCGCGGCGACGAGGGGGCCCTGGAGACGCTGGTCTCGTACAACCGCGACGACACGGCGAACATGGAGCGCCTGCTCGACACCGTGACGCAGCGGCTCCACGACAGAGTCTTCGAGGCGCCCGAGTGA
- a CDS encoding glycosyltransferase, with product MTLPRVATFTDTYLPTVNGVTYTVKTWRDCWEGRGGRMDVVYPSSDHDPGAGEHPVGSVAFPFYEGFRLGLPRVPEAIRRVDIVHSHTPFGIGIGGMRLARTLDVPLVASYHTPSAEYAEYLSVNGTIERAVRRSATAYERLFLDRAAAVVVPSAETARHVRETVGVSTETAVVPNGVDTDFFRPDADGFRERYGLPDGPLVGYTGRHGHEKRLELLLEAVAEMDRDVTLVLGGDGPARDSLEADAGEYGIDARFLGFLPRADLPAFYASLDVFGFPSPVETQGLVALEANACGTPVAGVDAGALADTITDGENGYKAPAGDPIALADAIERVLSERERLSAQCLDRREDISAERAVDTLSDIYERLAD from the coding sequence ATGACGCTCCCGCGGGTGGCGACCTTCACCGACACGTACCTCCCGACGGTCAACGGTGTCACCTACACGGTCAAGACCTGGCGGGACTGCTGGGAGGGACGCGGAGGGCGGATGGACGTCGTCTACCCCAGCAGCGACCACGACCCCGGCGCGGGCGAGCACCCGGTCGGCAGCGTCGCCTTCCCGTTCTACGAGGGCTTTCGCCTCGGCCTGCCTCGCGTTCCCGAGGCAATCCGCCGGGTCGACATCGTCCACTCGCACACGCCGTTCGGCATCGGCATCGGCGGGATGCGCCTCGCGCGGACGCTGGACGTCCCGCTGGTCGCCTCCTACCACACCCCCTCCGCCGAGTACGCGGAGTACCTCTCGGTCAACGGGACTATCGAGCGTGCGGTCCGGCGCTCTGCGACGGCCTACGAACGGCTCTTTCTCGACCGCGCCGCGGCCGTCGTCGTCCCGAGCGCGGAGACGGCCCGACACGTCCGGGAGACCGTCGGCGTCTCGACAGAGACGGCGGTCGTTCCGAACGGCGTCGACACCGACTTCTTCCGGCCGGACGCGGACGGCTTCCGTGAACGCTACGGCCTGCCCGACGGTCCGCTGGTCGGCTACACCGGCCGCCACGGTCACGAGAAGCGCCTGGAACTGCTGCTCGAAGCGGTCGCCGAGATGGACCGCGACGTGACGCTCGTCCTCGGCGGTGACGGCCCCGCCCGCGACTCACTGGAGGCCGACGCCGGCGAGTACGGCATCGACGCCCGTTTCCTGGGCTTTCTGCCGCGTGCGGACCTCCCCGCGTTCTACGCCTCGCTGGACGTGTTCGGGTTTCCCAGCCCCGTCGAGACGCAGGGACTGGTCGCGCTGGAGGCCAACGCCTGCGGGACGCCGGTGGCGGGCGTCGACGCCGGCGCGCTCGCGGACACCATCACCGACGGCGAGAACGGGTACAAGGCCCCGGCCGGCGACCCCATCGCGCTGGCCGACGCCATCGAGCGCGTGCTCTCCGAACGCGAACGGCTGTCGGCGCAGTGTCTCGACCGACGCGAGGACATCAGCGCGGAGCGGGCGGTCGACACGCTCAGCGACATTTACGAACGGCTGGCCGACTGA